A segment of the Nitrospina gracilis 3/211 genome:
GCTACAACCCGGATGTCGGGCCGCATTTCGATCCCGAAAAAGCGCGCCGCCTGTTGGCGTCAGCGGGCTATCCCGGAGGGAGGGGCTTTCCGCCGTTCGCCATCTCCTACAACACCGACGCTACGAACAAGCTCATCGCCGAGTTCGTGCAGGCGCAGTGGAGAAAACATCTTTCGCTTGACGTGGCCCTGGAGAGCATGGAGTGGAAAGTGTTTCTAAGCAAACTTCGGCTGGACGCGCCGCCGGTGTTCCGGCTGGGGTGGGGCGCGGACTTTCCCGACCCGGACAACTTCATGAACCTGTTCACCTCCACCAGCGGCAACAATCACCTGAATTGGGGCAATGCAGAATACGACCGATTGATCCGTCGGGGTGCGGCGGAGCGCGATCCGAAAAAACGCCAGGTCATTTATGACATGGCCCAAAAGATCCTCACCGAAACCGACGCGCCGCTGATTTCCCTGTTCGGTCTCACGCACAACGTGCTGGTCAAACCTTACGTGAAGGGGTTGCGCCTCAACGCGATGGAACTGCTGTACCTGAAGCACGTGCGGCTGGAAAAAGATGCCGCCTGAGGCGGGCGCACTTTCGCCGTGGGTGTGAAAGTGGGGAAAGGGGGGAGAATAACCAGGACGCCGGATCAGTTGTAACCCGGGTCCTGATCAAACAGTTCGTTGTAATCGTCCAGGGTGTCCCCGCCGGAAGATTCCGACCGGTACCAGTCGAACCCGTCGCCGTCGTCATCGTCCTCATCCAGCTCAAACGCCCCGGCTTCCTCGGCGTCATCGGCGATGGTGGAGGGGTCGACCTTGAACACATTGGTGCTGCCGCACCGGCAGGGCGTGTTGCCCTCATCGAATTCCGTTTCCTTCAATAGGCACACCGAGAAACCGCAGTCCTCGCAACGGTACTCGTTGTGCGTCTCGTTGAAATCCGGATGAATCAGCCGGTCGCGGCACTGGTTGCAGAACGTCGGCTGATCGGGCGTGTACTCGGAAAACACGTTTTCGATGTTGCACGCCGAACACTCGACCAACAGGTCTCTGGGTTCATCAAGAGCCATGAACGCCTCTCTCGTTACCGGAAGTTCTCGATTTATTCGAACGTCGGGGGTTTCATCTGGGAGATGTCGATGCCCATGTCCGCCAACTGCTTCGAGAAGGGACACTTGCTCGCGCCGGACTTTTCGCCCTCGGCGGCTTCACCGGACTCCGCCGGGCTGGTCTCCACCGACCCGGTCTCCGCCATGATGAACCACGACAGCGTGTCGATTTTCTGTTCTTTATCCGTGATGTAGCCTTTGAGCGCGTCGCGGGTTTCCTGGTGCGTCGCTGTTTTCAGCGCTTCCTGGTACTTTTCCAGCGCCGACCGCTCGAACTCGATGGCCTGTTTCAATGCCGTGATGGAATCTGCCATTTCCTTGCTCCTCGCGTGGATGTGATCGTTGGATGTCAGGTAAAAAATATTACAAAACCCATTTTAGAAAGTCCATGCCAAATTTGAAATACAATAGGTTGTGGGTGGGGTAGTTTACAATCCCCCAAAACCATTCTATAAAGAGGCTATGAAGGACGATCCGAGGCTGGCGGATATCATATATCCGGGAACGGATGGCAACGTGGTCCTGCTGGGCTTTCCCTACGATGAAGGGGTGGCCAGAAACGGCGGGCGCACCGGCGCGCGGTCGGGTCCGGAGAAGATGCGGGCGTGGCTTCGCCGCTTCGGCACGGTGTTCAATCCCGAATTGGGGATCGATCTGTCCCCCCTCCGCATCACCGATGCGGGCGACATCGACCCCGGCCTGCCTCTGGAGCAGGCCCACGCCGCCCTGACAGCCAAAGTGAAGGGTATTTTGCAGGCAGGGGGTACCCCCTTCGTGGCGGGTGGCGGCAACGATCAGTCCTGGCCAAACGCGCAAGCCCTGCTGGATACCCACGAAAGCTGCCGGGTGGGGGCTATCAACGTGGACGCGCACCTGGATGTCCGCCCGCTCATCGAAGGAAAAGCGCACAGCGGCTCCCCGTTCCGGCTTCTACTTGAGGACGCGCGCTTCTCGGGCGAGCTTTTTGTCGAATTCGCCACGCAGGGAAGCCAGGCCGCGAAGGAGCACGTGGAGTATGTCCGCCACAGGGACGGGCACATCCACTGGTTGTCTGAGATCTACATGAACGAAGACGCGCTCGGCTGGTTCAGTTCCGCCCTCGGCCGGGTGGCATGGGACTGCGACGCGGTTTTCGTGAGTTTCGACCTCGATTCCGTCCGTATGGCGGACGCGCCCGGCGTGTCAGCGCCGTCGGTCATGGGTCTTCGCGGAAGTGAGGCGCTGGAGATCGCTCGCATCGCCGGGCAGAACCCCAAAGTCCAGTTGTTCGACCTCTCGGAGTACAACCCGGAAATCGAGGAAGAACGCACGGGCCGCTTGGCGGCGTCGATGTTCTATTACTTCTGCCTGGGAGTGGCATCCCGAAAGGAGGCATGAATGAACCGGCAACGCGGCTCACCCATCAAACCCGCAGGATCGAACAAACCCTCCTCCGAACGCCCGCTCTATAGCGAACTCGCTCCGAAAAAAGCACCGCGCGCCCCCACCTCGCTCACACTCCGCTGTTGCGACTGGGACGCCGAAGCGGCGCTCCGCATGTTAATGAACAACCTCGACGACCGCGTCGCCCTCGACTGGAAACAACTCATCGTGTACGGCGGCACCGGCCGCGCGGCGCGCAACTGGAAGGAATACCACCGCCTGGTAGCCGAACTCAAACGCCTCAAAAAAGACGAGACGCTGTGCGTGCAGTCGGGCAAACCCGTCTATATCGCGCGCACGCACCCGGACGCGCCGCGCGTCCTCATCGCCAACTCCAACCTGGTGCCGCGCTGGGCCACCGACGATCACTTTGACCACCTCGACCGCCTCGGCCTCATGATGTACGGCCAGATGACGGCGGGAAGCTGGATCTACATCGGCACGCAGGGCATCCTGCAGGGCACCTACGAAACCTTCGGCGCCTGCGGGCAGATCGATTTCAACCAGCCGAGCCTCAGGGGCAAATGGATCTTCACGGCCGGGCTCGGCAACATGGGCGCGGCGCAGCCCTTGGCGGGCACGATGAACGATGCCTCGGTGCTGGTGGCGGAAGTGAACCCCACGCAGGTGGAGCGTCGATTGAAAGAGGGGTATCTCGACCGCACCGCCAAAAATCTCAAGGAGGCGTTGGACCTCATCGAGCGGTCTATCAAGGAAGGCGAGCCCATCAGCGTCGGGCTGGTCGCCAACGGCGCGACGGTGGCGCGTCAGTTGGCCGAAGACAACCGCCTGCCGGACATCGTCACCGACCAGACTTCGGCGCACAACCTCATGACCTATGTGCCCGAAGGCGGCGATTACGCGTCGCTGATGAAACTGCGCGACGGCGATCCCGACACCTACCGCAAGCTGTCCATGGAAACGGCGGTCAAGCACTGCCAGGCGATGATCGATTTGCAGGCGAAAGGATGCGTCGTGTTTGACTACGGCAACAACCTGCGCGGCCAGGCGGAGCTGGGCGGCCTCACCGTGCGCGATGCCGACGGTGCATTCCTCTATCCCGGTTTCGTTCCGGCATACATCCGCCCGCTGTTCTGCGAGGGGCAGGGACCGTTCCGCTGGGCTTTGCTCTCCGGCAAGAAAAAAGATTTGCACACCGTGGACCAGGCGGTGCTCGACACGTTTCCGGAAAAGAAGGCGCTCCGGCGCTGGATCACCCAAGCGCAGAAACAGGTTCCGGTGCTGGGCCTGCCGACGCGCGTGTGCTGGCTGGGTTACGGCGAGCGCGCCAAGATGGGCGCGGTGATGAATCAACTGGTCAAAAAGAAAAAGGTGGCCGCGCCGATCGTCATCGGCAGGGATCACCTCGACTGCGGCAGTGTCGCCTCGCCCAACCGCGAAACCGAAGGCATGCTCGATGGCAGTGACGCTGTGGCCGACTGGCCTCTGCTCAACTTCGCGGTCAACGCGGTGTCGGGTGCGAGCTGGGTCAGCTTCCACCACGGCGGTGGCGTGGGCATGGGCAACAGCCTGCATGCGGGCATGGTGATCGTCGCCGACGGTACGAAGAAGAAGGGCGACCGACTCGACCGCGTGCTCACGCACGATCCGGGTCTCGGCGTGGCGCGGCACGTCGATGCCGGCTACGACGAAGCGAAACGCATCGCCCAAAGACGCAAGGTGCATCTTCCCAAACCCTGAGAGATGGCTCTATGACGGAAACACTGTGCTTTCGAAACATCGGGCAGTTGATCCAGGCCGACGCCACATCCCAGCCCGGCGTGCGCGTGCGCAGGAACTGCGCGCTCGTGGTCAAGAAAGGCCACATCGAAAAAATCCTGAAAGACTCGGAGGTGAAGGCGTCGGCGAAGTACAAAAAGGTGATCGACGTGAACGGCTGTGCGGTGGTGCCGGGGTTCGTCGATTGCCACACGCACCTGGTGTACGGCGGTGAGCGCAAGGACGAGATGGTGGACCGCATGAGCGGCGTCTCGTACCTCGAAATTCTGAGCAAGGGCGGCGGCATCCACGACACCGTGCGCGCCACCCGGCAGGCGACGGAGGCGACGCTGTTCGATCAGGCCAAAGCCCGCATGAAACGCATGATGGCTTTGGGCACCACCGCGTTCGAGATCAAGTCCGGTTACGGTCTCGACCTCGACACGGAAACGAAGATGCTGAGGGTGGGACAACGTCTTCGCAAGGCATTGAAAGCACCGGTGACGCTCACCTACCTCGGCGCGCACGCCATCCCGCCCGAGGTCAAACGCAAATCGTACGTTGAGTTCGTCCTGGAAAGCCTGCCGAAGTTCCGCGGCCTCGCCGACGGCGTCGACATCTTCTGCGAGAAGAACGTGTTCACCGTCGCCGACCTGCGGCTGATTTTTTTGCAGGCCAAGTTGTTGGGATTCGACCTGCGTGCCCACGTGGAGGAGTTGTCACATCAGGGCGGATCGTACGAGGCGGCGCGCCTGGGGGCGCTGTCGTGCGATCACCTCGAGCACGCCACGCCGAAAGACATCCAGGCCATGCACGCCGCGGGCACGGTGGCGGTGCTGATGCCCGGCGTCACGTTGTTTCTGGGCGGAACCAAGCAACCGCTGGTGCACAGCATGCTGGACGCGCGGGTGACGTTGGCGCTGGCCACCGACTGCAATCCCGGCAGTTGCCCCACCTACAACATGCAGACGGTGATTTACCTGGCGGCGAACCTGTACCGCATCACGCCGGGGCAGGCGCTGGCGGCGGCGACCTACGGCGCGGCGAAGGCGCTGGGGCACCACCGGCTGTACGGCGGCCTCCTGCCCGGCCAGCGCGCCGACTTCAACATCCTCAAGACCGGCGACTACCGCGATCTCGTCTATTACTTCGGCGAAAACTTCATCGATCAAACCTACCTTGGCGGCAAACGCGTCACCGGCGGCAAAGAACCTGCGGGGTTTTAGAGGTGAAAAAACATTTTTGTTAATTTAAGAGCTTGAGTTATGGGCGAGGATCTTTCCAAAAGAATATCGGAGATTGTTCCCAAATTTCTTGAGACTTATGATTTGGTGCATGAGTGGGAAGAGTTTGGATTATTTGAGAGAGCATCAAAATCATTGCTACATGATTCGGGTAAAATCGACAAATTTTTAAACATCCCAGACCCACGATTTAATTCAATAAGTTGGGCTAGGGATGTTGATTGGCTGATTGACCAAGTTTATTTTAGTTTTTACTGGATGGATGCATTTGCGAAGTATTTCGAAGAAAAGCATGATTCTTCAAAGGGACCATATGGAGACTATTGGCCGGCTTCCTACTACGCTGATAATTGTATGCTTGGGATATATTCTTGCAGAGACAAGATTGCTTTAATGGTCTGGGCTTTTTATTGTCCTTTTGATATTACAAAGAAAGAAGAGGTGCTGGATTTTCATAAAATTATGAAAAGGTTAAATCATCCTGTTAAATATGCAATTAAAGCGGATGATTCGCAAGAATTCTGGAATGCCCTGAATGGTTTGAATGATAGTGTATTTAATAAGGAGATTGCAGAGTATAGGCACAAAAAAATCCATAGAAGGGAGCCTAAAATTATAATGGGCCCAATTGAAAATTGTCATTTTAGAGACTATACGTTTCCAGTTCTCGATCCAAATGAAGAAGAAGAATGGAAAAATCAGATGAAGGCAAAGGGCGATAGTCCTCAAGTAATAGAAAGTGTAATGAGAAACAGTGTATTTGATGGGGTGATGTATAGGCGAAAGTCTGTTAATGATTTATTGGTTTCATATTCTGATGTCAAAGATCAGATTGAACGGGCTTTTAAGAAAACTCTAAAAGTTGCGGTTACTTGTTTTGATATTCTGGATTCCAGACTCTTCCCTAAATAGGAGGCGCTTTTTGTCCCCCTCATCCTAACCTTCTCCCACCAGGGGAGAAGGGACTCTTAATACTCCCTCTCCCTTGACGGGAGAGGGCTNNNNNNNNNNNNNNNNNNNNNNNNNNNNNNNNNNNNNNNNNNNNNNNNNNNNNNNNNNNNNNNNNNNNNNNNNNNNNNNNNNNNNNNNNNNNNNNNNNNNCCTTTCTGCTAACCATTGAACTCCCCACGAAAATCCATGAGATTTCGCCTGATTGCCTCGCCGTGGGAAACCTGTCATAATTAGCGCCATGAAAAAACTGGTCATCATCGGGGGCGGCATCGCCGGGCTGGCGGCGGCGTACCGCGTTCAGGAAGAGTTCAACAACGGGCAGGGCGACATCGACTGCACCGTGCTGGAAGGCTCCGACCGCTGGGGCGGCAAGATCTGCACGATCCGCGAAAACGGGTTCATCTTGGAACGCGGGCCGGACAGCTTCATCACGCAAAAACCCTGGGCGCTGGAGCTGTGCAAGAAGATCGGCCTCGAGGGCGAGCTGATGAGCACGCGCCCGGAAACCCCCAAGACCTACGTCTATCTGAACAAAAAGATGGTCACCCTGCCCGACGGGCTGACACTCATGGTGCCGACCAAGTTCCTGCCGTTCGCGTTGTCTCCCCTGTTCAGCATTCCCGGTAAGATGCGCATGGCGATGGACCTGGTCCTGCCGAAAAAGTTCAGCAACCGCGACGAGAGCCTGGCGTCGTTCGTGCGCCGCCGTCTCGGTGAAGAGGCGTTGCAAAGGATGGCGCAACCGCTCATGTGTGGCATCTATTCCAGCGATCCGGAAACGATGAGCCTGCACAGCACGTTTCCCATGTTCTCGCAGACGGAGAAGAAATACCGTTCGTTGATCCTCGGCATGCTGGCGGCGAAACGCCAGCGCATGAAAGCCGCGCCCGCCCCGCAACCGAAAAAAGGCTACACGCCGTTCACGTTTTTCGTGAGTTTGAAAAACGGGCTGGGGTCGATGATCGAACGCATCATCGAAGAGTCGCCGGACATCACCTTCCGCAAACAGACGCGGGTGAAGGCGCTCCTGCAGAAAGACGACGGCTGGCAGGTGGAGCTGGACACGGGCGAGCGGCTGGAAGCCGACGCGGTGCTGGTGACCACGCCCGCGAATGTGACGGCGAAGTTGTTCGAACCGGTGGCACCGCGCGCGGCGGAGTTGTTGCACCGCATTCCGTTTGTCTCCACGGCGGCGGTGACGCTGGCGTTCAAGAAAGAAACGTTCAAGCATCCGCTCAACGGTTTCGGTTTCGTGGTGCCTTACAGTGAAGGACGCAAGATCAGCGCCTGCACGTGGGTGACGTCGAAATTTTACGGCCGCGCGCCGGAGGATTACGTCTTGCTCCGCTCGTATGTCGGCGGCGCGTTGAACGAACCATACGCCGAACAATCGGAAGAAGACATCTACAAAACCGTGCTGGGCGAGTTACAGGACATCATGGGTTTTGATAACGAACCCGAATTTTACAAAGTGTTCCAGTACAAAAAAGGCAACGTGCAGTATCATGTCGGCCACGGCCAATTGATCGAGTCCGTGTACAACGAACTGAAACCGTTCCCCGGCTTGTACGTTGCGGGCAGTGCCTACCACGGCGTCGGCATTCCCGACTGCGTGTTGAACGGCACCCGCACGGTGGAGTCGGCATTCCGTATCCTGCGCGGGACGGCCGCCGAAACCTCCGCCGGATGATATTCATGACGGCGGATCATCTCAAATAGAATTCAGGAGAGTTCCGAATGAAATGGGCCTCTAGCATATCGACGGGCGAGACCATCGAACAGTGCATCGAAGAGACCGCGAAGGCGGTCCGCGAGCAGATGGGCGACAACGAAATCCATCTGACGGTGATGTTCGTCTCGCCGCACTTTAAGGACAAGCTTCCGCAGATTCCGAAGCTGTTGCGCGAGCAGTTGTCGATCGGCACCCTTCTGGGGTGCACCGGCGGCGGCATCATTGGTGGCGGGCAGGAGGTGGAGCAGCAACACGCGTTCAGCCTGACCTGCGCGCACCTGCCGGGCGTGACGATTCAGGAAATCCAAACCGACACCATGGCCCTGCCCGATCCCGACACCGCGCCCAGCGTGTGGCGCGAATGGCTGGGTGTGCCTGCGGAATCCAACCCGCAGTTCATCCTGCTCGCCGATCCCTTTTCGTTTCGCGGCGAGGAGTTTCTGGCGGGCATGGATTTCGCCTACCCCAACTCGGCAAAGGTCGGGGGACTCGCCAGCGGTTCGCATTTCCAGGGCGGCAACGTGATGTACATCGGCGACCGCATGTACAACAACGGCCTCATCGGCGTGGCACTCAGCGGCAACATCCAGCTCGACACCATCGTTGCACAGGGATGCCGGCCGATCGGCCAGCCCATGAGCATCACCAAGTGCAATGAATATTTGCTGGAGGAAGTGGACAACAAACCGCCGATCCAGGTGCTGGAGGAGATGGTGGAGACGATGAGCGAAAACGACCGCAAGCTCATGCAGACGTCACTGTTCCTCGGCATCGAGATGGACCCGTTGAAGGACGATCCAGGGCAGGGGGACTTCCTGATCCGCAACCTCATCGGCGTCGATCGCGAGAGCGGCGCGTTGTCCATCGGGGCGCCATTGCGCGAGGGCCAGTTGGTGCAGTTTCACCTGCGCGACAAGGTGATGTCGGACGAAGATTTGAACGTCATGCTGAGCAAGTATTCGAAGCAGGGAAGGGGCGACGATGCCTGCGGTGCGCTGTTGTTTTCCTGTCTCGGCCGGGGGCAGTATCTGTATGGCGAGGCCAACCACGATTGCAATGTGTTCAAGGACAAGCTGGGCGAGATTCCGCTCGGCGGATTTTTCTGCAACGGCGAGATCGGGCCCGTCGGGCAGAACACCTTTCTGCACGGCTACACCAGTTCGTTCGGCATCTTCCGTCCGGCGCCCAGTTCCGTTTGAGGTCCAACCCAAAACAATGCATTTCATCCGATAAATAAATTGAGGAGGAGAACCATCATGCCTGTCAACATTCAGGTGTCGTCGACGCCGAATGAAAACGCGTTGAAATTCACACTCGACAAACCCGCCATCGAAAGCGGGCACAAGACTTATCCCAATAAGGAGGCGGCGGCAGAGTCGCCGGTGGCCACGGCGCTGTTCGGTATCGAAGGCGTGATCAGCGTGTTTCTGATGGCCGACTTCATCACCGTCACCAAGCGTCCCGATGTTGGCTGGGACGTTATCCAGCCCACCGCAGAGGCCGCCATCAACAAAGCTTATGAATGAGAGACTGATCCACGCACCGCCGCTGGAAGCGGGCGACCTGCCGTGGTTCAACGCGGCCCGGCCGCTGGACCTGCCGGAACTGAAGGGCAAGGTCGTTATTCTCGACTTCTGGACGTTCTGTTGCATCAACTGCATCCACGTCATCCCCACGCTCAAGCGCATAGAAGAAAAGTTCGCCGAGCACGTGGTGGTCATCGGCGTGCACAGCCCGAAGTTTCCCGGGGAGAAAGTGACCGACAACGTCGAACGCGCCATCCGGCGGTACGAGATCGTGCACCCGATCGTGCACGACCGCGATTTCAAAATCTGGAACCGCTACGCCATCCGCGCGTGGCCGACGCTCGTGTTCATCGGGCCGGACGGCTACATTCTGGGTCAACTGC
Coding sequences within it:
- a CDS encoding formimidoylglutamase; amino-acid sequence: MKDDPRLADIIYPGTDGNVVLLGFPYDEGVARNGGRTGARSGPEKMRAWLRRFGTVFNPELGIDLSPLRITDAGDIDPGLPLEQAHAALTAKVKGILQAGGTPFVAGGGNDQSWPNAQALLDTHESCRVGAINVDAHLDVRPLIEGKAHSGSPFRLLLEDARFSGELFVEFATQGSQAAKEHVEYVRHRDGHIHWLSEIYMNEDALGWFSSALGRVAWDCDAVFVSFDLDSVRMADAPGVSAPSVMGLRGSEALEIARIAGQNPKVQLFDLSEYNPEIEEERTGRLAASMFYYFCLGVASRKEA
- the hutU gene encoding urocanate hydratase, producing MNRQRGSPIKPAGSNKPSSERPLYSELAPKKAPRAPTSLTLRCCDWDAEAALRMLMNNLDDRVALDWKQLIVYGGTGRAARNWKEYHRLVAELKRLKKDETLCVQSGKPVYIARTHPDAPRVLIANSNLVPRWATDDHFDHLDRLGLMMYGQMTAGSWIYIGTQGILQGTYETFGACGQIDFNQPSLRGKWIFTAGLGNMGAAQPLAGTMNDASVLVAEVNPTQVERRLKEGYLDRTAKNLKEALDLIERSIKEGEPISVGLVANGATVARQLAEDNRLPDIVTDQTSAHNLMTYVPEGGDYASLMKLRDGDPDTYRKLSMETAVKHCQAMIDLQAKGCVVFDYGNNLRGQAELGGLTVRDADGAFLYPGFVPAYIRPLFCEGQGPFRWALLSGKKKDLHTVDQAVLDTFPEKKALRRWITQAQKQVPVLGLPTRVCWLGYGERAKMGAVMNQLVKKKKVAAPIVIGRDHLDCGSVASPNRETEGMLDGSDAVADWPLLNFAVNAVSGASWVSFHHGGGVGMGNSLHAGMVIVADGTKKKGDRLDRVLTHDPGLGVARHVDAGYDEAKRIAQRRKVHLPKP
- the hutI gene encoding imidazolonepropionase, encoding MTETLCFRNIGQLIQADATSQPGVRVRRNCALVVKKGHIEKILKDSEVKASAKYKKVIDVNGCAVVPGFVDCHTHLVYGGERKDEMVDRMSGVSYLEILSKGGGIHDTVRATRQATEATLFDQAKARMKRMMALGTTAFEIKSGYGLDLDTETKMLRVGQRLRKALKAPVTLTYLGAHAIPPEVKRKSYVEFVLESLPKFRGLADGVDIFCEKNVFTVADLRLIFLQAKLLGFDLRAHVEELSHQGGSYEAARLGALSCDHLEHATPKDIQAMHAAGTVAVLMPGVTLFLGGTKQPLVHSMLDARVTLALATDCNPGSCPTYNMQTVIYLAANLYRITPGQALAAATYGAAKALGHHRLYGGLLPGQRADFNILKTGDYRDLVYYFGENFIDQTYLGGKRVTGGKEPAGF
- a CDS encoding Cthe_2314 family HEPN domain-containing protein, coding for MGEDLSKRISEIVPKFLETYDLVHEWEEFGLFERASKSLLHDSGKIDKFLNIPDPRFNSISWARDVDWLIDQVYFSFYWMDAFAKYFEEKHDSSKGPYGDYWPASYYADNCMLGIYSCRDKIALMVWAFYCPFDITKKEEVLDFHKIMKRLNHPVKYAIKADDSQEFWNALNGLNDSVFNKEIAEYRHKKIHRREPKIIMGPIENCHFRDYTFPVLDPNEEEEWKNQMKAKGDSPQVIESVMRNSVFDGVMYRRKSVNDLLVSYSDVKDQIERAFKKTLKVAVTCFDILDSRLFPK
- the hemG gene encoding protoporphyrinogen oxidase produces the protein MKKLVIIGGGIAGLAAAYRVQEEFNNGQGDIDCTVLEGSDRWGGKICTIRENGFILERGPDSFITQKPWALELCKKIGLEGELMSTRPETPKTYVYLNKKMVTLPDGLTLMVPTKFLPFALSPLFSIPGKMRMAMDLVLPKKFSNRDESLASFVRRRLGEEALQRMAQPLMCGIYSSDPETMSLHSTFPMFSQTEKKYRSLILGMLAAKRQRMKAAPAPQPKKGYTPFTFFVSLKNGLGSMIERIIEESPDITFRKQTRVKALLQKDDGWQVELDTGERLEADAVLVTTPANVTAKLFEPVAPRAAELLHRIPFVSTAAVTLAFKKETFKHPLNGFGFVVPYSEGRKISACTWVTSKFYGRAPEDYVLLRSYVGGALNEPYAEQSEEDIYKTVLGELQDIMGFDNEPEFYKVFQYKKGNVQYHVGHGQLIESVYNELKPFPGLYVAGSAYHGVGIPDCVLNGTRTVESAFRILRGTAAETSAG
- a CDS encoding FIST signal transduction protein, which gives rise to MKWASSISTGETIEQCIEETAKAVREQMGDNEIHLTVMFVSPHFKDKLPQIPKLLREQLSIGTLLGCTGGGIIGGGQEVEQQHAFSLTCAHLPGVTIQEIQTDTMALPDPDTAPSVWREWLGVPAESNPQFILLADPFSFRGEEFLAGMDFAYPNSAKVGGLASGSHFQGGNVMYIGDRMYNNGLIGVALSGNIQLDTIVAQGCRPIGQPMSITKCNEYLLEEVDNKPPIQVLEEMVETMSENDRKLMQTSLFLGIEMDPLKDDPGQGDFLIRNLIGVDRESGALSIGAPLREGQLVQFHLRDKVMSDEDLNVMLSKYSKQGRGDDACGALLFSCLGRGQYLYGEANHDCNVFKDKLGEIPLGGFFCNGEIGPVGQNTFLHGYTSSFGIFRPAPSSV
- a CDS encoding NifU N-terminal domain-containing protein, whose amino-acid sequence is MPVNIQVSSTPNENALKFTLDKPAIESGHKTYPNKEAAAESPVATALFGIEGVISVFLMADFITVTKRPDVGWDVIQPTAEAAINKAYE